The following are encoded in a window of Amycolatopsis lexingtonensis genomic DNA:
- a CDS encoding DUF6801 domain-containing protein, which translates to MAALLAGAVAVAGAGPAAAAEKTLTYKGGFPLIGDQQVSVVVKADIPATATAGTPVSVPFSLDVDAGQAAGDGLRLVGATKVSGAIKSKVNVAIAGQSVAIPIELPIPETPVPAEGSLKFTAQGQVDFTVPAGTPAGEATSSVDAAATTHVVTDSSLGEFDVDLTLDPPDQDATLGTTTVS; encoded by the coding sequence ATGGCCGCGTTGCTGGCGGGCGCGGTCGCCGTGGCGGGTGCCGGGCCGGCCGCCGCGGCCGAGAAAACGCTCACCTACAAGGGCGGGTTCCCGCTGATCGGCGACCAGCAGGTCTCGGTGGTGGTCAAGGCCGACATCCCGGCGACCGCGACCGCGGGCACGCCGGTTTCGGTGCCGTTCAGCCTCGACGTCGACGCCGGCCAGGCCGCCGGTGACGGCCTGCGGCTCGTCGGCGCCACCAAGGTCTCCGGCGCGATCAAGTCGAAGGTCAACGTCGCCATCGCCGGCCAGTCGGTGGCGATCCCGATCGAGCTGCCCATCCCCGAGACGCCCGTGCCCGCCGAAGGCTCCCTGAAGTTCACCGCGCAGGGCCAGGTCGACTTCACCGTCCCGGCCGGCACCCCGGCCGGTGAGGCCACGAGCAGCGTCGACGCGGCGGCGACCACCCACGTCGTCACCGACAGCAGCCTCGGCGAGTTCGACGTCGACCTGACGCTCGACCCGCCGGACCAGGACGCCACCCTGGGCACGACGACGGTCAGCTGA
- a CDS encoding papain-like cysteine protease family protein encodes MKTMPGVLRGLAILSAATAAAVALQAPAAAAAARSDLGITMQAQEKDQWCWDASGNTIADYWGHSLTQTRFCQIAHNESGSDCANNQGYLSDQQRVFRYLGFTSAGTYNSNGQVLTFTGIKNQIDAGQPIGTRIGWRSGGGHMHVLYGYDNSSGATRVEYGDPWPNNSRYNSMNYDTYRSNTQFQWTHTVYGIEG; translated from the coding sequence GTGAAAACCATGCCAGGAGTCCTTCGTGGACTCGCGATCCTTTCGGCCGCCACGGCCGCGGCCGTAGCGCTGCAGGCGCCGGCCGCCGCGGCCGCCGCGCGCAGCGACCTCGGCATCACCATGCAGGCCCAGGAGAAGGACCAGTGGTGCTGGGACGCCAGCGGCAACACCATCGCCGACTACTGGGGCCATTCCCTGACCCAGACCCGGTTCTGCCAGATCGCGCACAACGAGTCCGGCAGCGACTGCGCCAACAACCAGGGCTACCTGTCCGACCAGCAGCGGGTGTTCCGCTACCTCGGCTTCACCAGCGCCGGGACGTACAACTCGAACGGGCAGGTCCTGACGTTCACCGGCATCAAGAACCAGATCGACGCCGGGCAGCCGATCGGCACCCGCATCGGCTGGCGCTCCGGCGGTGGCCACATGCACGTGCTCTACGGCTACGACAATTCGAGCGGCGCCACCCGCGTCGAATACGGCGACCCGTGGCCGAACAACAGCCGCTACAACTCGATGAACTACGACACCTACCGTTCGAACACCCAGTTCCAGTGGACCCACACCGTGTACGGAATCGAGGGATGA
- a CDS encoding Lrp/AsnC family transcriptional regulator — protein sequence MPVPSAPPEPARPSASDLALVEALQRDPRAPWTRIAAAVGTDATTAARRWDRLQAAGLAWLTAYVTAPTTTVGYVDVACRPDALAALTQELCGWPAVFSVERTTSRFGLFLSLAARDLDALDALVTGRIGALPGVLEVRFAVATRVYREGSGWLVNALAPEQRAVLDDTAEQARLVVPQQWNDRDLRALVESLGEDGRRSYAELARDCRMSESAVRRALARMVRNHELDFRCDLAHVPAGWPVIAGYRLDVAATDLDRAGAAIAQLPETRLSAAVVGEGNLVVSAWLREPAGCTAYESALAAAAPGARVVDRAITLRMPKRMGRLLGPRGLGGTHQAIIPAR from the coding sequence ATGCCCGTTCCTTCGGCTCCGCCGGAACCGGCGCGCCCGAGTGCTTCGGACCTCGCGCTGGTGGAGGCGCTGCAGCGCGACCCGCGGGCGCCGTGGACCCGGATCGCCGCCGCCGTGGGCACCGACGCCACGACGGCGGCCCGCCGCTGGGACCGGCTGCAGGCGGCCGGGCTCGCCTGGCTCACCGCGTACGTCACCGCTCCGACCACCACGGTCGGGTACGTCGACGTGGCCTGTCGCCCGGACGCGCTCGCCGCCCTCACCCAGGAGCTCTGCGGCTGGCCGGCGGTGTTCAGCGTCGAGCGCACGACCAGCCGGTTCGGGCTGTTCCTGTCACTTGCGGCGCGCGACCTCGACGCACTGGACGCACTGGTCACCGGCCGGATCGGCGCCCTGCCCGGGGTGCTGGAGGTGCGGTTCGCCGTCGCCACCCGCGTCTACCGCGAGGGCAGCGGCTGGCTGGTCAACGCGCTGGCCCCGGAACAGCGGGCGGTGCTGGACGACACCGCGGAGCAGGCCCGGCTGGTCGTCCCGCAGCAGTGGAACGACCGGGACCTGCGTGCGCTGGTGGAGTCCCTCGGCGAGGACGGGCGGCGCAGCTACGCCGAGCTGGCCCGCGACTGCCGGATGAGCGAGTCGGCGGTGCGGCGCGCGCTGGCGCGGATGGTGCGCAACCACGAACTGGACTTCCGCTGCGACCTCGCGCACGTCCCGGCGGGCTGGCCGGTGATCGCGGGCTACCGCCTGGACGTCGCCGCGACGGACCTCGACCGCGCCGGCGCGGCGATCGCCCAGCTCCCGGAAACCCGGCTCTCGGCGGCGGTCGTGGGGGAGGGCAACCTGGTCGTCTCGGCGTGGCTGCGCGAGCCGGCCGGCTGCACGGCCTACGAGTCGGCGCTGGCGGCCGCGGCCCCGGGCGCGCGCGTCGTCGACCGCGCGATCACGCTGCGGATGCCCAAGCGGATGGGCCGCCTGCTCGGTCCCCGCGGCCTCGGCGGCACCCACCAGGCGATCATCCCGGCGCGCTGA
- a CDS encoding FAD-binding protein produces MGESNWAGNHTYAAGTVLTPRTVDEVREAVAGASRVKALGSRHCFNDIADSPGGTLLDLRALDAGVEIGDGTVTVGGSARYGDFAEQLHAAGFALPNLASLPHITVAGSVATGTHGSGRRQPGLAAAVSAVELVTADGGLRTFTRADAEFPGLVVGLGAVGVVTRLTLDTVPAFDVRQDVFDALPWEAAYRHFDEIEDAGYSVSLFTNWANDAIDLAWVKSREGAFTERSELFGAVPADGPRHPAHAAGITAGNCTPQQGVPGPWHERLPHFALAFTPSVGDELQSEYFVPYEHATAAIAAVRELAGLVAPVLLVSEIRAIAGDELWLSPCHGGDRVALHFTWQPRQAEVEAVLPVLEERLAGFGARPHWGKLFHDVRGDYPRLADFRALAATLDPGGKFRNPFLDRHVFGT; encoded by the coding sequence GTGGGCGAGTCGAACTGGGCCGGGAACCACACCTATGCGGCGGGCACCGTCCTGACGCCGCGGACGGTGGACGAAGTGCGGGAGGCCGTCGCCGGCGCGAGCCGCGTCAAGGCCCTCGGCAGCCGCCACTGCTTCAACGACATCGCGGACTCCCCGGGCGGGACGCTGCTGGACCTGCGCGCGCTCGACGCCGGCGTGGAGATCGGCGACGGCACGGTGACCGTCGGCGGGTCCGCGCGCTACGGCGACTTCGCCGAGCAGCTGCACGCCGCCGGCTTCGCCCTGCCCAACCTGGCTTCGCTCCCGCACATCACGGTGGCCGGCAGCGTCGCGACCGGCACCCACGGCTCCGGGCGGCGGCAGCCGGGGCTCGCCGCGGCCGTCTCGGCGGTCGAGCTGGTCACCGCCGACGGCGGCCTGCGGACGTTCACCCGCGCCGACGCCGAGTTCCCCGGCCTGGTCGTCGGGCTCGGCGCGGTCGGGGTCGTCACCCGGCTGACGCTCGACACGGTGCCCGCGTTCGACGTCCGCCAAGACGTCTTCGACGCCCTGCCGTGGGAGGCCGCGTACCGGCACTTCGACGAGATCGAAGACGCCGGGTACAGCGTCAGCCTCTTCACGAACTGGGCGAACGACGCCATCGACCTGGCGTGGGTCAAGAGCCGGGAAGGCGCTTTCACCGAGCGGAGCGAGCTGTTCGGCGCGGTTCCCGCGGACGGCCCGCGACACCCGGCGCACGCCGCGGGGATCACGGCCGGGAACTGCACGCCGCAGCAAGGGGTTCCCGGCCCGTGGCACGAGCGGCTGCCGCACTTCGCGCTCGCGTTCACCCCGAGCGTCGGGGACGAGCTGCAGTCGGAGTACTTCGTGCCGTACGAGCACGCGACGGCCGCCATCGCGGCGGTCCGCGAGCTCGCCGGGCTCGTCGCGCCGGTGCTGCTGGTGTCGGAGATCCGCGCGATCGCGGGCGACGAGCTGTGGCTGAGCCCGTGCCACGGCGGCGACCGCGTCGCGCTGCACTTCACCTGGCAGCCGCGTCAGGCCGAGGTCGAGGCGGTCCTGCCGGTCCTCGAGGAACGCCTGGCCGGGTTCGGCGCGCGGCCGCACTGGGGCAAGCTCTTCCACGACGTCCGCGGCGACTACCCGCGCCTGGCCGATTTCCGGGCGCTGGCGGCGACTCTCGACCCGGGCGGCAAGTTCCGCAACCCGTTCCTGGACCGGCACGTCTTCGGCACCTGA
- a CDS encoding LacI family DNA-binding transcriptional regulator: MTVTIHDVARLANVSISTVSRAFTSPDLVRRQTRTRVLAAATELGYHAVGTPQPVPTARTGHIGIVVSDLGNPFFTGVLNGVQARARQDDIAVLFANSDEDPATEQNLVRRMAKQVDGVVLCSPSMTDDQLRALAGQTTLVLLNREVAGIPSIVMDAADGMRQAIQHLAALGHRRCAYLGGPRASWANRARRHGLAEAAERHGTDVVEFGPFPPVFEGGLQGADLALAADVTAIVAYNDLVAFGALARLNARGVPVPDEISLVGFDDLVFAAISAPPLTTIAMPTEAAGRAAVTILLGLLDGEADERTAQVLDTYLIVRATTAPPAS; the protein is encoded by the coding sequence GTGACCGTGACGATTCACGACGTCGCCCGCCTCGCCAACGTGTCGATCTCGACGGTGTCCCGGGCGTTCACGTCACCGGATCTGGTCCGCCGGCAGACCCGCACGCGGGTGCTGGCCGCGGCGACCGAACTGGGCTACCACGCGGTGGGCACGCCCCAGCCGGTGCCCACCGCGCGCACCGGGCACATCGGCATCGTGGTTTCGGACCTGGGCAACCCGTTCTTCACCGGCGTGCTCAACGGCGTCCAGGCCCGCGCGCGCCAGGACGACATCGCCGTGCTGTTCGCCAACAGCGACGAGGACCCGGCGACCGAGCAGAACCTCGTCCGCCGGATGGCGAAGCAGGTCGACGGCGTCGTGCTGTGCAGCCCGAGCATGACCGACGACCAGCTCCGCGCGCTCGCCGGGCAGACCACCCTGGTGCTGCTCAACCGGGAGGTGGCCGGCATCCCGTCGATCGTGATGGACGCCGCGGACGGGATGCGGCAGGCGATCCAGCACCTGGCCGCGCTCGGCCACCGCCGCTGCGCCTACCTGGGCGGGCCGCGGGCGTCGTGGGCCAACCGGGCCCGGCGCCACGGCCTGGCGGAGGCGGCCGAGCGGCACGGCACCGACGTCGTCGAGTTCGGCCCGTTCCCGCCGGTGTTCGAGGGCGGGCTGCAGGGCGCGGACCTCGCGCTGGCGGCCGACGTGACGGCGATCGTCGCCTACAACGACCTCGTCGCCTTCGGCGCGCTGGCGCGGCTCAACGCCCGCGGCGTGCCGGTGCCGGACGAGATCAGCCTGGTCGGTTTCGACGACCTGGTGTTCGCGGCCATCTCCGCGCCGCCGCTGACGACGATCGCGATGCCGACGGAGGCGGCGGGCCGCGCGGCGGTGACGATCCTGCTGGGCCTGCTCGACGGCGAGGCGGACGAGCGCACGGCGCAGGTGCTCGACACGTATCTCATCGTGCGCGCCACCACGGCTCCCCCGGCGAGCTAG
- a CDS encoding Gfo/Idh/MocA family protein has translation MPGSRSRTAADPPRLAVVGTSGYAFSYLHRARILHDEGLVRFAGMADIRVPSAAAIALLPEGATAHLGVDDLLRRCRPDITVVATPPHAHVRVGGAVLRAGGDLLLETPPVLDLAGFTTLTRLAAESGAACQTGFQSFGSPALPVLRAAIDAGRLGDVVGVGAAGAWIRTDAYYRRNPWAGRRWLDGEAVVDGALTNPFSHAVATALLVGGVGGRDPAEIALELYGTRDIEADDTACLRIRFAAGPEVVVAASLCAEQDHEPYVVVHGTKGRAKFWYKSHRLELDDERVHLGAPADLLRNLVAHRRDPAGVPLLAPLARTRAFASVVGAVRDAPSPSRIPAGWIRTVGEGASRHPVVRGIGEEVAVAADRLALFSEIGVPWASAARAARTAQRTG, from the coding sequence ATGCCGGGGAGCCGGAGCCGCACCGCCGCGGACCCGCCGAGGCTGGCCGTCGTCGGCACGTCCGGCTACGCGTTCAGCTACCTGCACCGCGCGCGCATCCTGCACGACGAGGGCCTGGTCCGGTTCGCGGGCATGGCCGACATCCGGGTGCCCTCCGCCGCCGCGATCGCGCTGCTGCCCGAGGGGGCCACGGCGCACCTTGGCGTCGACGACCTGCTCCGCCGGTGCCGCCCCGACATCACCGTCGTCGCGACCCCGCCGCACGCCCACGTCCGGGTCGGCGGCGCGGTGCTGCGCGCGGGCGGTGACCTGCTCCTGGAAACCCCACCGGTGCTCGACCTCGCCGGGTTCACCACGCTGACCCGGCTGGCCGCGGAATCCGGCGCGGCCTGCCAGACCGGGTTCCAGAGCTTCGGTTCCCCGGCCCTGCCCGTCCTGCGCGCGGCGATCGACGCCGGCCGGCTCGGCGACGTCGTGGGCGTCGGCGCGGCCGGGGCGTGGATCCGCACCGACGCCTACTACCGCCGCAACCCGTGGGCGGGCCGCCGGTGGCTCGACGGCGAGGCCGTCGTCGACGGCGCGCTGACCAACCCGTTCTCCCACGCGGTGGCCACCGCGCTGCTCGTCGGCGGGGTCGGCGGCCGCGACCCGGCGGAAATCGCGCTCGAGCTCTACGGCACGCGCGACATCGAAGCCGACGACACCGCGTGCCTGCGCATCCGGTTCGCGGCCGGTCCCGAGGTCGTCGTCGCCGCGTCGCTGTGCGCGGAGCAGGACCACGAGCCCTACGTGGTCGTGCACGGCACGAAGGGCCGCGCGAAGTTCTGGTACAAGAGCCACCGCCTGGAGCTCGACGACGAGCGCGTCCACCTCGGGGCCCCTGCCGACCTGCTGCGCAACCTGGTGGCCCACCGCCGGGACCCGGCCGGGGTGCCGCTGCTCGCGCCGCTGGCGCGGACCCGGGCGTTCGCCTCGGTGGTCGGGGCGGTCCGGGACGCGCCGTCGCCGTCGCGGATCCCGGCGGGCTGGATCCGCACGGTCGGCGAGGGGGCGAGCCGGCACCCGGTGGTGCGGGGGATCGGCGAAGAGGTCGCCGTCGCCGCGGACCGGCTGGCGCTGTTCTCCGAAATCGGCGTCCCGTGGGCGAGCGCCGCGCGGGCGGCGAGGACCGCCCAACGCACCGGATAG
- a CDS encoding ABC transporter substrate-binding protein, with the protein MGRTTVRGTRRGLAALAVVVPLLLTGVAACGSGSGSGDGDVTITFVWWGSDGRANLTKKAVELFQRKNPKIKVQTSFSAYAAYWEKLATQTAGGKPPDVLNVDTRYLAEYGGRGVLADLNQGAGKAISLADVNPELAATGVYQGKRYAVPWAQNTPAMIYDPAAFTAAGADPAKGMTWQQYADATQKVSAASGFAARGATDFGILDTTLEIWLRQQGKQFYTPEGKLGFTADDLRRYWQLASSFRDAKGASPADVTASYNTSPEQAPLGKKLTSSEFAYDNLLPAYQKANGKPLNVAPYPSDKAGETGQYRRPSMFLAVSARSAQQEAAAKLVDFLVNDAEVGKIVGTDRGLAPNLKVRAQLAGSATGNDKTLYDYEAALEPKLGAAPPVPPKGAGAIQKLLQRTYEEVAFGRMSIDDAVSRFMTEAEKGLS; encoded by the coding sequence ATGGGGCGGACAACTGTGCGTGGGACCCGGCGCGGGCTCGCCGCGCTGGCCGTGGTGGTTCCCCTGCTGCTGACCGGGGTGGCCGCGTGCGGCTCGGGCTCCGGGTCCGGCGACGGGGACGTGACCATCACCTTCGTCTGGTGGGGCAGCGACGGCCGCGCGAACCTGACGAAGAAGGCCGTCGAGCTGTTCCAGCGGAAGAACCCGAAGATCAAGGTGCAGACGTCGTTCTCGGCGTACGCGGCCTACTGGGAGAAGCTGGCGACGCAGACGGCCGGGGGCAAGCCGCCGGACGTGCTCAACGTCGACACGCGGTACCTGGCCGAGTACGGCGGCCGGGGCGTGCTGGCCGACCTGAACCAGGGCGCGGGCAAGGCGATCTCGCTCGCCGACGTCAACCCTGAGCTGGCCGCCACCGGGGTGTACCAGGGCAAGCGGTACGCCGTGCCGTGGGCGCAGAACACCCCGGCGATGATCTACGACCCGGCGGCCTTCACCGCGGCCGGCGCGGACCCGGCCAAGGGCATGACGTGGCAGCAGTACGCCGACGCGACGCAGAAGGTCAGCGCCGCCAGCGGGTTCGCCGCGCGCGGTGCGACCGACTTCGGCATCCTCGACACCACGCTGGAGATCTGGCTGCGCCAGCAGGGCAAGCAGTTCTACACCCCCGAGGGCAAGCTCGGTTTCACCGCCGACGACCTGCGCCGCTACTGGCAGCTCGCGAGCAGCTTCCGGGACGCCAAGGGCGCCTCGCCCGCGGACGTCACGGCGTCCTACAACACCTCGCCTGAGCAGGCGCCGCTGGGCAAGAAGCTGACCAGCTCGGAGTTCGCCTACGACAACCTGCTGCCCGCGTACCAGAAGGCGAACGGCAAGCCGCTGAACGTGGCGCCGTACCCGAGCGACAAGGCCGGTGAAACCGGGCAGTACCGGCGGCCGTCGATGTTCCTGGCCGTCTCGGCCCGCAGCGCGCAGCAGGAGGCGGCCGCGAAGCTCGTCGACTTCCTGGTGAACGACGCCGAGGTGGGCAAGATCGTCGGCACCGACCGCGGGCTCGCCCCGAACCTCAAGGTCCGCGCGCAGCTGGCGGGGTCGGCGACCGGCAACGACAAGACCCTCTACGACTACGAAGCCGCGCTGGAACCGAAGCTCGGGGCCGCCCCGCCGGTGCCGCCGAAGGGTGCCGGCGCGATCCAGAAGCTGCTGCAGCGCACGTACGAAGAGGTCGCGTTCGGGCGGATGAGCATCGACGACGCCGTCAGCCGGTTCATGACCGAAGCCGAGAAGGGGCTGTCGTAG
- a CDS encoding carbohydrate ABC transporter permease encodes MTTLRTPDPPVAPEAAVRARPARRRRKGQPEAFAFLTPWLLGAVALTVGPMVVSLYLSFTDYDLFTAPDWVGFGNFTHMFTDDDRYLQSVKVTLIYVLVSVPLKLTVSLLVAMLLNTRRGANGFYRAAFYAPSLLGASVAAALVWRALFMGGGPVNEVLAFFGWHTPSWVDDPQFSLASIVLLGVWQFGAPMVIFLAGLKQIPAELHEAAAIDGAGAFRRFRHITLPMLSPVIFFNLVMEAIHAFQAFTPAFVIGGGRGGPADADLFYTLYLFEVGFQDFRMGYASAMAWVLLAVIAIVTAIVFRTAKLWVFYDDAEERT; translated from the coding sequence ATGACGACCCTGCGTACCCCGGACCCGCCGGTCGCTCCCGAAGCGGCCGTGCGCGCCCGGCCGGCCCGGCGCCGCCGGAAGGGCCAGCCGGAGGCCTTCGCGTTCCTGACGCCGTGGCTGCTCGGCGCGGTGGCGCTGACCGTCGGCCCGATGGTCGTCTCGCTGTACCTGTCGTTCACCGACTACGACCTGTTCACCGCACCGGACTGGGTCGGCTTCGGCAATTTCACGCACATGTTCACCGACGACGACCGCTACCTGCAGTCGGTGAAGGTCACGCTGATCTACGTCCTGGTTTCGGTGCCGCTGAAGCTGACGGTGTCGCTGCTGGTGGCGATGCTGCTGAACACCCGCCGCGGCGCGAACGGCTTCTACCGGGCGGCGTTCTACGCGCCGTCGCTGCTCGGCGCCAGCGTCGCGGCGGCGCTGGTGTGGCGGGCGCTGTTCATGGGCGGCGGCCCGGTGAACGAGGTGCTGGCGTTCTTCGGCTGGCACACGCCGAGCTGGGTCGACGACCCGCAGTTCAGCCTGGCCTCGATCGTGCTGCTCGGGGTGTGGCAGTTCGGCGCGCCGATGGTGATCTTCCTGGCCGGGCTCAAGCAGATCCCGGCGGAACTGCACGAGGCCGCGGCGATCGACGGCGCGGGCGCGTTCCGCCGCTTCCGGCACATCACGCTGCCGATGCTGTCGCCGGTGATCTTCTTCAACCTGGTGATGGAGGCCATCCACGCGTTCCAGGCGTTCACCCCGGCGTTCGTCATCGGCGGCGGCCGCGGCGGCCCGGCCGATGCGGACCTGTTCTACACGCTCTACCTGTTCGAGGTCGGCTTCCAGGACTTCCGGATGGGCTACGCCTCGGCGATGGCGTGGGTGCTGCTGGCGGTGATCGCGATCGTGACGGCGATCGTCTTCCGCACCGCGAAGCTCTGGGTGTTCTACGACGACGCCGAGGAGCGGACATGA
- a CDS encoding carbohydrate ABC transporter permease, with protein MTVLPRSARSFGWHVLCLVIVAVVLYPLVWLAFASVKPPDEILSRLALLPTRFVFDGYTKGWEGAADVGFGRFFLNSFLVAGLSVVANVLSCSLAAYAFARLNFRFRGALFAFMITTLMLPYHVTLIPQYVIFQQAGLVNTFVPLILPKLLATEAFFVFLIVQFMRGIPRELDEAAIIDGCSVYRTFWHVVLPLSKPALVTTSIFTFIWTWNDFFTQMVYLNDTEKFTVPLGLRLFVDTSSQSNFGAMFAMSALALVPIVLFFLAFQRLLVEGVSTSGLKG; from the coding sequence ATGACCGTGCTCCCGCGTTCGGCCCGGTCGTTCGGCTGGCACGTGCTGTGCCTGGTGATCGTGGCGGTGGTGCTGTACCCGTTGGTGTGGCTGGCGTTCGCGTCGGTCAAGCCACCGGACGAGATCCTGTCGAGGCTGGCGCTGCTGCCGACGCGGTTCGTCTTCGACGGCTACACGAAGGGCTGGGAAGGCGCGGCGGACGTCGGGTTCGGCCGCTTCTTCTTGAATTCTTTCCTGGTGGCCGGGCTGTCGGTGGTGGCGAACGTGCTGTCGTGCTCGCTGGCCGCGTACGCCTTCGCCCGGCTGAACTTCCGGTTCCGCGGCGCGCTGTTCGCGTTCATGATCACGACGTTGATGCTGCCCTACCACGTGACGCTGATCCCGCAGTACGTGATCTTCCAGCAGGCCGGGCTGGTCAACACGTTCGTGCCGCTGATCCTGCCGAAGCTGCTGGCGACCGAGGCGTTCTTCGTGTTCCTGATCGTGCAGTTCATGCGCGGCATCCCGCGGGAACTGGACGAGGCCGCGATCATCGACGGCTGTTCGGTGTACCGGACCTTCTGGCACGTGGTGCTCCCGCTGTCGAAACCGGCGCTGGTGACGACGTCGATCTTCACGTTCATCTGGACGTGGAACGACTTCTTCACGCAGATGGTGTACCTCAACGACACGGAGAAGTTCACGGTGCCGCTGGGGCTGCGGCTGTTCGTGGACACCAGCAGCCAGTCGAACTTCGGCGCGATGTTCGCGATGTCCGCGCTCGCGCTGGTCCCGATCGTGCTGTTCTTCCTCGCCTTCCAGCGCCTGCTGGTGGAGGGCGTGAGCACCAGCGGCCTGAAGGGGTGA
- a CDS encoding DUF624 domain-containing protein, which yields MREATWRAGLGEFSDCLLAGLLVALASVPVVTAAPALVAGCRAVDRSRRGVGGPLWTTFWADFRAVVRGGVVFGLGCLAAVVVFAVDLEVAGSLPGAGLLRPVLGVLAGAAVVVAVRTCESVSSGEPSWRRATFAAARGTAASPGNVALLAGAVLLSAVLVWMLPILAFVVTGPLCLAAVATRGPRS from the coding sequence ATGCGCGAAGCGACGTGGCGGGCGGGGCTGGGGGAGTTCTCGGACTGCCTGCTGGCGGGATTGCTGGTGGCACTGGCGTCGGTGCCGGTGGTGACGGCGGCCCCGGCGCTGGTGGCGGGTTGTCGTGCGGTCGACCGCTCCCGGAGGGGGGTGGGCGGTCCACTGTGGACGACGTTCTGGGCGGACTTCCGTGCGGTGGTCCGTGGTGGGGTGGTGTTCGGGTTGGGGTGCCTCGCGGCGGTGGTGGTGTTCGCGGTGGACCTGGAGGTGGCGGGTTCGCTGCCGGGCGCCGGGTTGCTCCGGCCGGTACTGGGGGTGCTGGCCGGAGCGGCGGTGGTGGTCGCGGTGCGGACCTGCGAGTCCGTCTCGTCAGGCGAACCGTCCTGGCGCCGCGCAACCTTCGCCGCCGCCCGCGGCACCGCAGCCTCACCCGGCAATGTCGCACTCCTCGCCGGAGCCGTCCTCCTCTCCGCCGTCCTCGTCTGGATGCTCCCCATCCTCGCCTTCGTGGTCACCGGCCCCCTCTGCCTCGCCGCCGTCGCGACCCGCGGTCCGCGGTCATGA
- a CDS encoding Gfo/Idh/MocA family protein yields MIPAVVVFGTAGHALTHLRRARALHDRGEIVLAGACDVREPPEEACALLPTHAKLTTDPGELAAGADIAVVATPPHTHLPLARVALQAGCHLLVEKPPVLDLDGFGELERHARDRGLACQTGFQSFGSAAVPLVRAAIGRGEIGTVTGIAAAGAWIRRDRYFGRTEWAGRRRVGGQPVVDGALTNPFAHAVATVLLLNGTANLLPDQLTVELYRARDIESDDTACARLAFAGAPDIVVAATLAAAADHQPYVLVHGTEGRIRWEYKTDRLEIRGTPIPVDPPEDLLVNLVEHLRDGVPLRAPLSATRAFTALVEAVRDAPEPRPLPSGWVRAVGSGPDRHHVVPGVDVAVDTAAERLALFSELALPWTGAGARAGERGDGGA; encoded by the coding sequence ATGATCCCCGCCGTCGTCGTCTTCGGGACCGCCGGGCACGCCCTCACCCACCTCCGCCGCGCCCGCGCGCTCCACGATCGCGGCGAGATCGTCCTCGCCGGCGCGTGCGACGTCCGCGAGCCGCCGGAAGAAGCCTGCGCGCTCCTGCCAACCCACGCCAAACTCACCACCGACCCCGGAGAACTCGCCGCCGGCGCGGACATCGCCGTCGTCGCGACGCCGCCGCACACCCACCTGCCGCTCGCCCGCGTCGCACTCCAAGCCGGGTGCCACCTGCTGGTCGAGAAGCCCCCAGTGCTCGACCTCGACGGATTCGGCGAACTCGAGCGGCACGCCCGTGACCGCGGCCTCGCCTGCCAGACCGGGTTCCAGAGCTTCGGCTCGGCCGCCGTCCCGCTCGTCCGGGCGGCGATCGGGCGCGGGGAGATCGGGACGGTCACCGGGATCGCCGCCGCCGGGGCCTGGATCCGGCGGGACCGGTACTTCGGGCGGACCGAGTGGGCGGGACGGCGCCGCGTCGGCGGGCAGCCGGTCGTGGACGGCGCCCTCACCAACCCCTTCGCGCACGCCGTGGCGACCGTTTTGCTGCTCAACGGGACCGCGAACCTGCTCCCGGACCAGCTGACCGTCGAGCTCTACCGCGCCCGCGACATCGAATCCGACGACACCGCCTGCGCCCGGCTCGCCTTCGCCGGCGCGCCGGACATCGTCGTCGCGGCCACGCTCGCCGCCGCGGCCGATCACCAGCCCTACGTCCTCGTGCACGGCACCGAAGGCCGGATCCGGTGGGAGTACAAGACCGACCGGCTGGAGATCCGGGGGACGCCGATTCCCGTCGACCCGCCCGAAGACCTCCTGGTCAACCTCGTCGAGCACCTGCGTGACGGCGTTCCGCTGCGGGCGCCGCTGTCGGCGACCCGGGCCTTCACCGCGCTCGTCGAGGCGGTCCGCGACGCGCCCGAGCCGCGGCCGCTGCCCAGCGGGTGGGTCCGGGCCGTCGGGAGCGGGCCCGACCGGCACCACGTCGTGCCGGGCGTCGACGTCGCCGTGGACACCGCCGCCGAGCGGCTCGCCCTCTTCTCCGAACTCGCCCTGCCCTGGACCGGCGCCGGTGCGCGCGCCGGAGAGAGAGGTGATGGTGGTGCGTAG